Proteins from a single region of Candidatus Rokuibacteriota bacterium:
- a CDS encoding CoA transferase — MARLPLEGIRIIDCGHVFAVPYACGLMADMGAEVIKIEGPGRLDITRDGPFSGVHADNRPGADPWNRTANFNLINRGKKSMVLDLSRAEGREVLKDLIRVSDVFLESFTPRVMRGWGLDYPNMKQLKPDIIMVSNTGYGPGSGPYSQYPAQATTQEATHGLAYVTGYRGGIPSKAGQSFVDFLASWACLMGTALALRYRHRYKKGLWIDVGMYQLGCYTVSEYILDWLANRLLGERLGNRHPSKAPQGCYPCAGDDQWCVVSVRDDEEWAALCRLIGKPELAQEVRFATHRDRLAHHDEIDGIIAEWTRSLAKFEAMERLQGAGVPAGAVFDARDVNLDPHLRSRGFLETLRFPPERGIGERAIIGRPWRLNKTPLAVRGPGPALGEHNHDVLQGILGYSDARYADLEQAGIVATRPTQLRPLAYMEMDERVRRGRLAYWDPDFKRRLGTEEDEPGAGVPRVVRPVPRDPP, encoded by the coding sequence GTGGCCAGATTGCCGCTCGAAGGGATACGGATCATCGACTGCGGCCACGTGTTCGCGGTGCCCTACGCCTGTGGCCTGATGGCCGACATGGGGGCCGAGGTCATCAAGATCGAGGGGCCGGGGCGGCTCGACATCACGCGCGACGGCCCGTTCTCGGGAGTGCATGCCGACAATCGGCCGGGCGCGGACCCCTGGAACCGGACCGCCAACTTCAACCTCATCAACAGGGGCAAGAAGTCGATGGTGCTGGACCTGAGCCGGGCTGAGGGGCGGGAAGTCCTCAAGGACCTCATCAGGGTGAGCGACGTCTTCCTCGAAAGCTTCACGCCGCGCGTGATGCGGGGCTGGGGACTCGACTATCCGAACATGAAGCAGCTCAAGCCGGACATCATCATGGTGTCCAACACCGGCTACGGCCCCGGGTCCGGCCCCTACTCGCAATACCCGGCGCAGGCCACGACGCAGGAAGCGACGCACGGGCTCGCATACGTGACTGGGTACCGCGGAGGCATCCCCTCCAAGGCGGGTCAGTCCTTCGTGGACTTCCTCGCCAGCTGGGCGTGCCTCATGGGGACCGCGCTGGCCCTCCGCTACCGCCATCGGTACAAGAAGGGACTCTGGATCGATGTCGGCATGTATCAGCTGGGGTGCTACACGGTCAGCGAGTACATTCTCGACTGGCTGGCGAACAGGCTCCTCGGGGAGCGTCTCGGGAACCGCCATCCCTCCAAGGCGCCGCAGGGGTGCTACCCGTGTGCCGGCGACGATCAGTGGTGCGTCGTGTCGGTGCGGGACGACGAGGAGTGGGCGGCGCTGTGCCGTCTCATCGGCAAACCCGAGCTCGCGCAGGAGGTCCGCTTCGCCACCCACCGCGACCGTCTCGCGCACCACGACGAGATCGACGGGATCATCGCCGAGTGGACCAGGAGCCTCGCGAAGTTCGAGGCGATGGAGCGCCTGCAGGGCGCGGGGGTTCCGGCCGGCGCGGTCTTCGACGCGAGGGACGTGAACCTGGACCCGCACCTCCGGTCCCGTGGTTTCCTGGAGACCCTGCGGTTCCCCCCGGAACGCGGGATCGGGGAACGCGCGATCATCGGCCGCCCCTGGCGCCTCAACAAGACGCCGCTTGCCGTCAGGGGTCCCGGCCCGGCCCTGGGGGAGCACAACCACGACGTGCTCCAGGGGATTCTCGGATACAGCGACGCGCGGTACGCCGACCTGGAGCAGGCGGGGATCGTCGCGACCCGCCCCACCCAGTTGCGCCCCCTCGCCTACATGGAGATGGACGAGCGCGTCAGGCGAGGCCGCCTGGCCTACTGGGACCCCGACTTCAAGAGGCGCCTGGGCACCGAGGAGGACGAGCCCGGGGCCGGCGTGCCGAGGGTGGTCCGTCCAGTCCCTCGAGACCCGCCTTGA
- a CDS encoding LLM class flavin-dependent oxidoreductase produces MDFGVVTAKVDEIGYITHAENLGYSHCWVTDSPMIRSNCWAVLALAAQQTRRMRLGTGVNVPGLRLAPVVANGIATINRLAPGRCFIGLGTGHTGMRLLGRKPMRLGPFREYVEVVQKLLRGEEADYTLDGETHPIRFQMREHRFVDLDHRIPVYVAAYGPRAQALAGEIADGLVSGLPRGGTVADMLANVRRGATRVGRALPPDFYTSAMVTPVMREPGEPLDSERIVAESGAGVITGLHYLVARHLETGEDPPEYARPVWKAYMSWLDEAPPAVRHQRLHASHASFVDPEEARFITADLVKATCVAGTPDELVEQVRGLERQGLRQIMLYPPLNRQYRVIEDFAAKVMARL; encoded by the coding sequence ATGGATTTCGGGGTCGTCACCGCCAAGGTGGACGAGATCGGTTACATCACGCATGCCGAGAACCTCGGCTACAGCCACTGCTGGGTCACAGACAGCCCGATGATCCGCTCCAACTGCTGGGCCGTCCTCGCCCTGGCGGCGCAGCAGACCAGGCGCATGCGCCTCGGGACCGGGGTCAACGTGCCGGGGCTTCGGCTCGCTCCGGTCGTCGCGAACGGCATCGCGACCATCAATCGCCTCGCGCCCGGGCGCTGCTTCATCGGGCTCGGCACCGGTCACACCGGCATGCGCCTGCTGGGCAGGAAGCCGATGCGGCTCGGTCCCTTCCGGGAGTACGTCGAGGTCGTGCAGAAGCTGCTCCGCGGCGAGGAGGCCGACTACACCCTCGACGGCGAGACCCATCCCATCCGCTTCCAGATGCGCGAGCATCGCTTCGTCGACCTCGACCACCGGATCCCGGTCTACGTCGCCGCCTACGGCCCGCGGGCCCAGGCGCTGGCGGGCGAGATCGCCGACGGTCTCGTCTCGGGGTTGCCGCGCGGAGGCACGGTGGCCGACATGCTCGCCAACGTGCGCCGCGGCGCGACGCGGGTGGGCCGCGCGCTGCCGCCCGACTTCTACACCTCGGCGATGGTGACGCCGGTCATGCGCGAGCCCGGGGAGCCGCTCGACTCGGAGCGCATCGTCGCCGAGAGCGGCGCCGGTGTCATCACGGGCCTTCACTACCTGGTGGCCCGCCACCTGGAGACCGGCGAGGATCCGCCCGAGTACGCCCGGCCGGTCTGGAAGGCCTACATGAGCTGGCTCGACGAGGCGCCCCCGGCGGTCCGGCACCAGCGGCTCCACGCGAGCCACGCCAGCTTCGTCGATCCCGAGGAGGCACGCTTCATCACCGCGGACCTCGTCAAGGCCACCTGTGTGGCCGGCACGCCGGACGAGCTGGTGGAGCAGGTCCGCGGCCTCGAGCGCCAGGGGCTCCGGCAGATCATGCTGTATCCCCCGCTCAACCGGCAGTACCGCGTCATCGAGGACTTCGCCGCGAAGGTGATGGCGCGCCTGTAG
- a CDS encoding amidohydrolase family protein, with amino-acid sequence MLDPDLPIIDTHHHLWHRPDHPYLLDEFLADVRTGHNVVATVFVECHAMYRADGPAEMRPVGETEFVTGVAAMSASGAYGPVRVAAGIVGFADLTLGDRVEAVLEAHVRAGGGRFRGVRHPGGWDASDVIGNSHAITAPHLFRRPDFRAGLRRLTALGLSFDAWLFHPQLADIIDLARAFPDANIIMGHVGGPLGYGPYGVRRDEVFASWKASMTELAKCPNVTLKLGGMLMRLAAFDYKTMEAPPSSAELAAFWGPCMGTCIELFGPDRCMFESNFPVEKMGTGYATLWNAFKRIAAGASADEKLALFSGTARRAYRLA; translated from the coding sequence GTGCTGGATCCCGACCTGCCGATCATCGACACCCATCATCACCTGTGGCACCGCCCGGACCACCCCTATCTGCTGGACGAGTTTCTCGCCGACGTCCGCACCGGCCACAACGTCGTCGCGACGGTGTTCGTCGAATGCCACGCCATGTACCGTGCCGACGGGCCCGCGGAGATGCGGCCGGTGGGCGAGACCGAGTTCGTGACCGGCGTCGCGGCGATGAGCGCGAGCGGCGCCTACGGACCGGTGCGCGTCGCCGCCGGCATCGTGGGGTTCGCCGATCTCACGCTGGGCGACCGCGTCGAAGCGGTGCTCGAGGCGCACGTGAGGGCCGGCGGCGGCCGGTTCCGCGGCGTGCGCCACCCGGGCGGGTGGGACGCGAGCGACGTGATCGGGAACAGCCACGCGATCACGGCGCCGCATCTGTTCCGGCGTCCGGACTTTCGCGCCGGCTTGCGCCGGCTGACCGCTCTGGGCCTGTCCTTCGACGCCTGGCTCTTCCATCCGCAGCTCGCGGACATCATCGATCTGGCGCGGGCGTTCCCGGACGCCAACATCATCATGGGCCACGTGGGCGGCCCCCTCGGCTACGGCCCCTACGGGGTCAGGCGCGACGAGGTGTTCGCGTCGTGGAAGGCCTCGATGACGGAGCTGGCGAAATGCCCGAACGTGACCCTGAAGCTCGGCGGGATGCTGATGCGGCTGGCGGCGTTCGACTACAAGACCATGGAGGCGCCGCCGTCCTCGGCCGAGCTCGCGGCGTTCTGGGGGCCCTGCATGGGGACGTGCATCGAGCTCTTCGGACCGGACCGCTGCATGTTCGAGAGCAACTTTCCCGTGGAGAAGATGGGCACCGGCTACGCGACGCTGTGGAATGCGTTCAAGCGCATCGCCGCCGGCGCCTCCGCCGACGAGAAGCTGGCGCTGTTCAGCGGCACGGCGCGCCGGGCCTATCGACTGGCCTGA
- a CDS encoding citramalate synthase has translation MAGRYPTIVYTEEGMREGMQIEAAEIPIEAKVALLEALSETGLKRIVVGSFVSPKYTPQMARMDELMEKFRPKPGVTYTALALNEKGVERAKKYSPPLTIERGSGKPRLFCHMCDVFARRNTNRSQMQEMAAWPKIIAAAKEKGATEAGIGTNASFGSNFVGDFTVDMTMKFLEKQHELWDAVGIKVTSVGIGDPMGWCHPVKVEEIFTRVKKQWPDVTDFRAHLHNARGMALTSAYAAIKTLEGKDTLHLEGTIGGVGGCPYCGTGRATGMAPTEDFMHMLDGMGIETGVDLDKLIDCVWLLEETIGRMAWGHVSRTGPRPTKLEQMFDANAPFVETVEQAKHFKLGPKMYEGCINPWDEPIGSPYLERVQKGLPPFEVNGGWPWNEDFFPKPSS, from the coding sequence ATGGCGGGACGCTATCCCACGATCGTCTACACCGAGGAGGGCATGCGCGAAGGCATGCAGATCGAGGCTGCCGAGATCCCGATCGAGGCCAAGGTGGCGCTGCTTGAGGCCCTCTCGGAGACGGGGCTGAAGCGGATCGTGGTCGGCTCCTTCGTGAGCCCGAAGTACACGCCCCAGATGGCCCGCATGGACGAGCTGATGGAGAAGTTTCGCCCGAAGCCGGGCGTGACCTACACCGCCCTGGCATTGAACGAGAAGGGCGTCGAGCGGGCGAAGAAGTATTCGCCGCCGCTGACGATCGAGCGGGGGTCCGGGAAACCCCGGCTGTTCTGTCACATGTGCGACGTCTTCGCCCGGCGGAACACCAACCGCTCCCAGATGCAGGAGATGGCAGCGTGGCCGAAGATCATCGCCGCGGCCAAGGAGAAGGGCGCGACCGAGGCCGGCATCGGCACGAATGCCAGCTTCGGCTCGAACTTCGTGGGCGATTTCACCGTCGACATGACGATGAAGTTCCTGGAGAAGCAGCACGAGCTGTGGGACGCGGTCGGCATCAAGGTCACGTCGGTGGGCATCGGCGACCCCATGGGCTGGTGCCACCCGGTCAAGGTCGAGGAGATCTTCACCCGCGTGAAGAAGCAGTGGCCGGACGTCACCGACTTCCGGGCCCACCTGCACAACGCCCGGGGCATGGCCCTGACCTCCGCGTATGCGGCCATCAAGACCCTGGAAGGCAAGGACACGCTCCATCTCGAGGGCACCATCGGCGGCGTCGGCGGCTGTCCGTATTGCGGCACCGGGCGGGCCACGGGCATGGCGCCGACCGAGGACTTCATGCACATGCTGGACGGCATGGGGATCGAGACGGGCGTGGATCTGGACAAGCTCATCGACTGTGTCTGGCTGCTCGAAGAGACGATCGGACGGATGGCCTGGGGGCATGTCTCCCGGACCGGCCCGCGGCCGACCAAGTTAGAGCAGATGTTTGACGCGAACGCTCCCTTCGTGGAGACGGTCGAGCAGGCCAAGCACTTCAAGCTCGGGCCGAAGATGTACGAGGGATGCATCAACCCGTGGGACGAGCCGATCGGCAGCCCCTATCTCGAGCGTGTCCAGAAAGGGCTGCCGCCGTTCGAGGTGAATGGGGGCTGGCCGTGGAACGAGGACTTCTTCCCGAAGCCCTCGAGCTAG
- a CDS encoding CoA transferase: MIPAALDDLRVLDVSQGIAGPLCAKLLGDFGADVIKVEPAGGECGRSMPPFSGGEAHPEKSLFFLLTNLNKRGITLNLEEPRGADIFKELARRADVVVETFPPGYLASLGLDHPSLERQNPGLVMTSITPFGQTGPYRDYKGGEIVAYATSGIMSISGTTDREPLKHGGFQAQYEAGFNGTVATLFTLLLRDVTGEGQHVDLSVQEVVASTMVINQPFYSWTGGVQGRRRPAGTMFGNVMPCKDGYFVSQAGGGASWNDVADFYGRPDLKDERFADVNQRVINGQALDELLVEAAKDRTMGEMFKTASEQYRMLFGIAQTPADLAACAQLEARGFYQEVEHPVIGTIKVPFGLWNMTETPARYRRPAPLLGQHNLEVYGEILGYTEDDLMRLRQAGVI; encoded by the coding sequence ATGATCCCAGCGGCACTCGACGATCTCCGGGTCCTGGACGTGAGCCAAGGGATCGCGGGCCCCCTCTGTGCCAAGCTCCTGGGCGACTTTGGGGCGGACGTCATCAAGGTGGAGCCCGCCGGCGGCGAGTGCGGCCGGAGCATGCCGCCCTTCTCCGGGGGCGAGGCCCACCCGGAGAAGAGCCTGTTCTTCCTGCTGACGAACCTGAACAAGCGCGGCATCACGCTGAACCTGGAAGAGCCTCGGGGCGCCGACATCTTCAAGGAGCTGGCCCGCCGCGCCGACGTCGTGGTGGAGACGTTTCCCCCCGGCTACCTCGCGTCCCTGGGGCTCGATCACCCCTCCCTCGAGCGTCAGAATCCCGGGCTCGTGATGACCTCCATCACCCCCTTCGGCCAGACCGGGCCGTACCGTGACTACAAAGGTGGAGAGATCGTCGCCTACGCCACGAGCGGGATCATGAGCATCAGCGGGACCACCGACCGCGAGCCGCTGAAGCACGGCGGCTTTCAGGCCCAGTACGAAGCCGGCTTCAACGGCACCGTGGCCACGCTCTTCACCCTCCTGCTCCGGGACGTCACCGGAGAGGGTCAGCACGTGGACCTCTCGGTCCAGGAGGTGGTGGCCTCGACGATGGTCATCAACCAGCCGTTCTACAGCTGGACGGGGGGCGTCCAGGGCCGGCGCCGGCCCGCGGGCACCATGTTCGGCAACGTGATGCCGTGCAAGGACGGGTATTTCGTGAGCCAGGCGGGCGGCGGCGCCTCCTGGAACGACGTGGCGGACTTCTATGGCCGCCCCGACCTGAAGGACGAGCGCTTCGCCGACGTCAATCAGCGGGTGATCAACGGCCAGGCCCTGGACGAGCTGCTCGTCGAGGCGGCGAAGGACCGCACCATGGGCGAGATGTTCAAAACCGCCTCGGAGCAGTACCGCATGCTCTTCGGGATCGCGCAGACTCCGGCCGACCTGGCCGCCTGTGCCCAGCTCGAAGCCCGGGGCTTCTATCAAGAAGTGGAGCATCCGGTGATCGGCACGATCAAGGTCCCCTTCGGGCTCTGGAACATGACGGAGACGCCCGCACGGTATCGCCGGCCGGCGCCGCTGCTCGGACAGCACAATCTGGAGGTGTACGGCGAGATCCTCGGATACACGGAGGACGACCTCATGAGGCTCCGGCAGGCCGGGGTCATCTGA
- a CDS encoding alpha/beta hydrolase — MRPDVEITDRPEDAEGPVTAVRRLDAEAWRAESPCGDGSMVWRSWGDGPALVLLHGGAGSWQHWVRTVPAFSRTHRVLAPDLPGLGESADAPAPPDMTTISAIVAAGIDGLLGPRVSYDLVGFSFGASVGGHVALLHGERVRSLTLLGAGGLVRPRTPMALERVRDKIGEALTQAHRTNLQRIMIADPARIDALAIAIQDWNARHARLDSPALIAQRPLALSLPQLRVPVNAIWGERDQLAYYTLQDRIAALRALCPAVELRIIPVAGHWVAYELPDAFNATLAELLRGGPRAG; from the coding sequence GTGAGACCCGACGTCGAGATCACCGACCGTCCCGAGGACGCCGAGGGGCCGGTCACGGCGGTGCGGCGACTGGACGCGGAGGCTTGGCGCGCGGAGTCACCGTGCGGCGACGGCAGCATGGTGTGGCGGAGCTGGGGCGACGGGCCCGCCCTCGTGCTGCTGCACGGCGGGGCCGGCTCCTGGCAGCACTGGGTGCGCACCGTGCCGGCCTTCAGCCGCACCCACCGCGTGCTGGCGCCGGATCTCCCGGGGCTCGGCGAGTCCGCGGATGCGCCCGCGCCGCCGGACATGACGACGATCAGCGCAATCGTCGCGGCGGGGATCGACGGGCTGCTCGGCCCGCGGGTGTCCTACGACCTCGTCGGCTTCTCCTTCGGCGCCTCGGTGGGCGGGCACGTCGCCCTCTTGCACGGCGAGCGCGTGCGCTCCCTGACGCTCCTCGGCGCGGGCGGGCTGGTGCGGCCGCGCACGCCGATGGCGCTCGAGCGGGTGCGCGACAAGATCGGCGAGGCGCTCACGCAGGCGCACCGCACCAATCTCCAGCGGATCATGATCGCGGACCCGGCGCGGATCGACGCCCTGGCGATCGCGATCCAGGACTGGAACGCGCGCCACGCGCGGCTGGACAGCCCGGCCCTGATCGCGCAGCGGCCGCTCGCCCTGTCGCTGCCGCAGCTCCGCGTCCCGGTGAACGCGATCTGGGGGGAGCGCGACCAGCTTGCCTACTACACGCTGCAGGACCGGATCGCCGCGCTGCGCGCGCTGTGCCCGGCGGTGGAACTGCGCATCATCCCCGTGGCCGGCCACTGGGTCGCCTACGAGCTCCCCGACGCGTTCAACGCCACGCTCGCCGAGTTGCTCCGCGGGGGGCCCCGGGCCGGATGA
- a CDS encoding MaoC family dehydratase N-terminal domain-containing protein, producing MAERKSALTDEIRALIGVTAERVEANLWGIEREDLRRFTQAIMDPDPRYWDEAFAKTTKFGGIVTPPIYCTYLSRKTPPGAEDPITRAFLENPNSDGIGGVERAESRGSLPPIPTDLKRILNAGNEIELYKYPTLGDRIYSQAKIADVKERVNKDGSPMLIITIETTYTDQNGRLLCILRASTIRR from the coding sequence ATGGCCGAGAGGAAGAGCGCGCTCACGGACGAGATCCGGGCCTTGATCGGCGTCACCGCCGAGCGGGTGGAAGCGAACCTGTGGGGCATCGAGCGCGAGGACCTGCGCCGCTTCACGCAGGCGATCATGGACCCGGATCCGCGCTACTGGGACGAGGCGTTCGCCAAGACCACCAAGTTCGGCGGGATCGTGACCCCGCCGATCTACTGCACGTACCTCAGCAGGAAAACCCCGCCCGGCGCGGAGGATCCGATCACCCGCGCCTTCCTCGAAAACCCGAATTCCGACGGCATCGGCGGCGTGGAGCGCGCCGAGAGCCGCGGGTCGTTGCCGCCGATCCCCACCGACCTGAAGCGGATCCTGAACGCCGGCAACGAGATCGAGCTCTACAAGTATCCGACCCTCGGGGACCGGATCTACTCGCAGGCGAAGATCGCGGACGTCAAGGAGCGCGTCAACAAGGACGGCAGCCCCATGCTCATCATCACGATCGAGACGACCTACACCGACCAGAACGGCCGGCTGCTCTGCATCCTCAGAGCCTCCACCATTCGCCGCTAG
- a CDS encoding MmgE/PrpD family protein: protein MGTTESLAQWIVATSYADIPAAAYEQAKKSILDFLGTAIQGSTTELGRMIADFTEEQGGTPQARVIATKIRTAAANAAFANGALGHAEDFDDLGGIGGHPAIVLTPPALALAEELHLSGREVLAAWVVGYEVGTRLSTNLHPDRDWHPTAIFGAMASAVVASKLLRLDVQKTRMALGIAGSQASGLRRNFGTMTKPFHPGHAARSGVVAAKLAAKGFTADPDIIEGRQGYADNFGGAKCDLPAVTKFLGDLYHLVSEGTRVKPWPCCGGNHQTLTGLLEVLRTHTISPDDVELIEHIGPNVPCTGALLRDEVHEGLEGKFCLRYNIAAAVIDGKVDLDTFTDKRADQGDIQAFMARVRLTRNPDVTLRRPHIADGNPEARLVVKMRDGRVHDMVLAPAMHLTGDAVVDKFRANAAYVFDRGRIARPIQLVQRLEAVADVGELMDAVTVPR from the coding sequence ATGGGAACCACGGAAAGCCTCGCGCAATGGATCGTCGCCACCTCGTACGCCGACATCCCTGCCGCGGCGTACGAGCAGGCCAAGAAATCAATCCTCGATTTCCTGGGCACGGCAATCCAGGGCTCGACGACGGAGCTGGGGCGGATGATCGCCGACTTCACGGAGGAGCAGGGTGGCACTCCGCAGGCGCGCGTCATCGCCACGAAGATCCGCACCGCCGCTGCCAACGCCGCCTTTGCCAACGGCGCGCTGGGTCACGCCGAGGACTTCGACGATTTGGGCGGCATCGGCGGGCATCCGGCGATCGTCCTCACCCCACCGGCGCTCGCTCTTGCCGAGGAGTTGCACCTGTCGGGCCGCGAGGTGCTGGCGGCCTGGGTCGTCGGCTACGAGGTCGGCACCAGGCTCAGCACCAACCTGCACCCCGATAGGGACTGGCACCCGACGGCGATCTTCGGCGCCATGGCTTCGGCGGTCGTCGCCAGCAAGCTCCTGCGCCTGGACGTCCAGAAGACCCGGATGGCCCTGGGGATCGCCGGCTCCCAGGCGAGCGGCCTGCGGCGGAACTTCGGCACGATGACGAAGCCGTTCCATCCCGGCCACGCCGCGCGGAGCGGCGTGGTCGCCGCCAAGCTGGCCGCCAAGGGGTTCACGGCCGATCCGGACATCATCGAGGGCCGTCAGGGCTACGCGGACAACTTCGGTGGGGCCAAGTGCGATCTCCCGGCGGTCACCAAGTTCCTGGGCGACCTCTACCACCTGGTCTCGGAGGGCACGCGGGTCAAGCCGTGGCCCTGCTGTGGCGGCAATCACCAGACCCTCACCGGCCTGCTGGAGGTCCTCCGGACGCACACGATCAGCCCGGACGACGTGGAGCTGATCGAGCACATCGGTCCAAACGTCCCCTGCACTGGCGCCCTGCTCCGTGACGAGGTCCACGAGGGACTGGAGGGCAAGTTCTGTCTGCGCTACAACATCGCCGCCGCCGTCATCGACGGCAAGGTCGACCTGGACACGTTCACCGACAAGCGCGCCGACCAGGGCGACATCCAGGCGTTCATGGCCCGGGTCCGGTTGACACGCAACCCCGACGTGACCCTGCGCCGTCCGCACATCGCGGACGGGAACCCGGAGGCCCGGTTGGTGGTGAAGATGCGGGACGGGCGGGTGCATGATATGGTTCTTGCACCGGCGATGCACCTTACCGGCGACGCAGTGGTCGACAAGTTCCGCGCCAACGCGGCGTACGTCTTCGACCGCGGGCGGATCGCCCGTCCCATCCAGCTTGTGCAGCGATTGGAAGCCGTCGCCGACGTCGGGGAGCTCATGGACGCGGTGACCGTGCCGCGCTAG
- a CDS encoding MaoC family dehydratase N-terminal domain-containing protein, giving the protein MLEPREKLWDYDAVEPGQDGAPTVVGLTAEHIAAYARLAQNPDPRFQRSGTNAEYGGALVAMPTMVLTYAPLLRGEIAERHGFVALEESETARRQTPFAKCEIRWFRPVRAGDTLTGTRRVLEKYERRGSNFVTFRVEAGNQRGEHVARYDYTCIFSYARGQRDVPRDRGMAQPLLPDAEAAATTSNQGRCLAFDAVAIGDQLAPLVVSESREIIDRKNELRLAGKPSPSNIHTDEEFARQNIFGGTVNSGPATMSYVDQMLERSFPLRAFYDDGRLLMRAITPFRAGDTVTFAGDVTDKRLEDGNKIVDCRVRGINQRGELVCLSDATMMLPA; this is encoded by the coding sequence GTGCTCGAGCCGCGAGAAAAACTCTGGGACTACGACGCCGTGGAGCCCGGCCAGGACGGCGCCCCGACGGTCGTCGGGCTGACCGCCGAGCACATCGCCGCATACGCGCGGCTGGCGCAGAATCCCGATCCGCGGTTCCAGAGATCCGGGACGAACGCGGAGTATGGCGGCGCGCTCGTCGCGATGCCGACGATGGTGCTCACCTACGCGCCCCTCCTGCGGGGCGAGATCGCCGAACGCCACGGTTTCGTCGCGCTGGAAGAGTCCGAGACGGCCCGGCGTCAGACCCCCTTCGCCAAGTGCGAGATCCGCTGGTTCCGTCCGGTGCGCGCCGGGGACACACTCACGGGGACCCGCCGGGTTCTGGAGAAGTACGAGCGGCGAGGCAGCAACTTCGTCACCTTCCGGGTTGAGGCCGGCAACCAGCGGGGCGAGCACGTGGCCAGGTACGACTACACCTGCATTTTCTCCTACGCCCGGGGCCAGCGGGACGTGCCCCGCGACCGGGGGATGGCCCAGCCGCTCCTGCCGGACGCCGAGGCGGCGGCGACCACATCCAACCAGGGACGCTGCCTCGCGTTCGACGCGGTCGCCATCGGCGACCAGCTGGCGCCGCTGGTCGTGTCCGAGAGCCGGGAGATCATCGACCGCAAGAACGAGTTGCGCCTGGCGGGCAAACCCAGCCCCAGCAACATCCACACCGACGAGGAGTTCGCCCGGCAGAACATCTTCGGCGGCACGGTCAACTCCGGTCCGGCCACCATGTCGTATGTCGATCAGATGCTGGAGCGGTCCTTCCCGCTGCGAGCGTTCTACGACGACGGCCGGTTGCTGATGCGGGCCATCACCCCCTTCCGCGCCGGCGACACGGTGACCTTCGCCGGAGACGTGACCGACAAGCGGCTCGAAGACGGGAACAAGATCGTGGACTGCCGGGTCCGGGGCATCAACCAGCGGGGCGAGTTGGTCTGCCTCTCCGACGCCACGATGATGCTGCCGGCCTGA